In Diaphorobacter ruginosibacter, the genomic stretch GGCACGCATGCAGAGCATGGGTGCATTGCTGTTCGCACGTCAGCAGGCGCGTGCAGCTGAGCAGGCAGCGCGCAGCGCTGCCGGGCTTGTCTCAGTATCAACAACTTGCAGGACTGCAAGTGGATCGTCTCTGATCGTTGGCGGTGAGACCTACACCGGCAAAGATCAGGTGGCTTTGGCATGGACCGATAACGTCATCACCATCGATCCAATCCAAAGCCGCATCACGCGCCTGCGCAAATCGCTGGGCGTGGCTTCCAAGGCCCTGCACAACGCGGGCAGCTTAAAGCAGCAGATGTGGATGCAGACGCTGACCTACCGCGGCGATAACCGCGCGTGGAAGCCTGAGCACATCAGCCGATACCTCGACGCACTGCGCAAGTGGCACTACGCCAAGACCGGCAGCAAGACAGTGCGCTATGCATGGGTTGCTGAATTGCAGGACCGAGGCGTCATTCATTACCACATCGTTGTGTGGCTGGAAGGGGGCCTTACGCCGCCGAAAGGGGATCGCCCATGGTCACGTAAAGACCGGGCCGGTTTGAAGCTCTGGGAGCCTCCTATGTGGCCGCATGGCATGACCCGAAGGGACAAGGCCTATTGCCCGGTCGCGTACCTGATGAAGTACGTCAGCAAGGTGGGCCAAAAAACGATTGGAGGATTTCCGCATGGCGCTCGAATTCATGGCTGTGGAGGCCTGTCTGAAACTGGCCGTGCTTGCCGCCGTTGGGTACTTTGGCCTTCGTATGTGCAGGCTAATGCTTCGGTGCAAGACCGCTTTAGACCTGCGCCGGGAGGCGGTTACGTCAATGCTGAGACAGGAGAGCTTTTGCTCTCTGACTTCGCACCAACGGGCGGCGGTTTTCATAGCTTTATCCGCGTGCGGCGAGGCCCGCGAAGGATCGAACCATGCGGTCCGTTTTCCTGGCTCCCTGAAATCAAGGATGCGCAATGACGCCCGACCAGTTGCAGTACTTCTCTGAAATCCTGACGAGCGGCCTTGTCGCCGTCATGTTTGGCCTGGGCTATCTGGCCGGTGGGGGCGCTGCTGGATGACCTTTTTTCGACGCTATGCGGGTGCTTTGGCCCTGCTGGCAACCATCGTTTTTTGTTCTTTTCTAGCTGGCCTTGCGGTCGGTGTCTCAGTGGGGGTGTCTTATGGCTCAACGAATGGCCGTGTGGGTGATTTTTCTAGCTGTGTGTTATGGGGTGTTCAGGATCTATGTGGGTTGGAAAAACCCCTGGTCCGTGCCGATCCCGGCACCTGCGGTGCTGTCGGTACTGCCTGCCCAGCCTGAAGGCTGTTTGAAGGCGGGATGCTGATGGCCGCGAGTCTTGTCTATTTCATGGCGGCATGGGCCGTTGGTTACGTCATTGGCTTCAAGGTGCGAATGGTGCGGATGGCCTTTCGCGCCGCGTAGTGAAGCGACTTTAGCGTCAAGCGTTGCGCCCCTGCGGGGTATGCGTAGCGTGCCCCGCAGGGGCGCAACGCTTGCCGGTGCAGTTGCACCTTTTTTTCAACTTTTCGGAGGTTCTATGAACACAACTCGTAATGTGATGGTCAAGTACGGTTCTAAGGCTGCTGCCGCCGTTGGTGCTCTGGCTCTGTCTGCTGGCGTCATGGCGCAGGAAACGATTCCGAGTGCTGCCGCTTCTCTCGAGGCGCTCAAGGGCGAGGCCAGCAGCTACGCCACTCCGCTTTTTGCTCTGGCTGTCGTTGCGACCGGCATCATGATTGGCATCAAGTGGATCAAGCGCGGCAAGTCCGCTGCCTAAGCGGCTTTACGCCATGCCTCCTTTCGGGGGCATGTGTAAGGCAGTTTGAGGAGTCGTTATGCGAATTGTTTATTGGCGTTGGCTGCTGGCCGTCATGCTGGTGGTCCTTGGTCATTCAGCCATAGCCTCGGTGCCTCCAGGCCAAGGCTATGTGTGCCGTTACGGTACTGGTATGTCGAAAGAGTCTGCATGCGCAGACGCCGCAGCAAATGAGCCACCGTCCGGGGAGAGTGTTGCTTACCGCTTCTACGGCATTTCGGCTTCAGGCTTCTGTCAAATCATGGCTCAGAACAAGGATGGCCGGGATATCAATTTGATGAATGTCCCATGCAGCACCGCCCAAGTCTGCCCTGAAAATTCGGAAAGCGTTGGCGGCGAGTGTGTGTGCAAGTCTGGCTATTCAGAGCAGGGCGGGCAGTGTAAATCCAACCAGTCTGCGGAGTGTGGCGGCAAGGCCGGTACGTTCGACATTGTGAATATCACATCGGGATGGAAGCGTACGCCCAGCGTTGGTGACCCTTCCGAGTCCTGGGTTGTAACTAACCAGCTTCCTTCGGGCGGTCAGTTCAGTGTTTGCAGTCCTAGCACGCCGGGTGGCACCAGTGGTTGTAAGCAAGACATTGACGCCAATGAGCCGTGTGCGGACTGCAAAGGGTGGGTATCGCAAACGCCCGGTAACAATGGCATGTACCGGGTCAGTACTGATTTCAGAGGTCATTACAGCGGGGAAAGCTGCAGCACTTCTGACAGTGAGGTAGCGCCTGATTTGCTCACGCCTGATGACTCGAAAGACCCACCGTGCCCGGGTTATGTCGGTGAGGTCAATGGTGTCAAGGGGTGCTTTGGTAACGCGCAAAAGCCGGTGCCATCTACCGATCCAAACAAGCCGAACAACAACGGCTCAGATAAGGGCAACCCTCCCGCGGGCAATAAGCCGAGTGAGGGGGAGGGGTCTGGTACTGACGGTGCAGGGCGCACGCCTAGTACTGGCACAGGCGGTAGTGCTGGTGGCCCTGGGGGCGCGGCTGGTGGGGGAACCAAGCCAGACGGCACGACGAACAAGCCGGGTGAGGGTAAAGAGCAAGCTGCGTGCGGTGCGCCGGGGCAACCGCCTTGCAAGATCGATGAGACAGGTACGCCCAAGGAGTACAAGGGTGATGGTGGCAAAGGTCTGGATAAGTGGAAGGCCGATATTGAGGCTAATCGCGATCAGATGAAGGAATCTGGTGGTGGAATTTTCGATTCCATGAATGTGCTCTTTTCAGCGCCTCCGTTGGCGTCTTGCACGCCCATACCTCTCCCTGGTGGTGTGGCCTATGAAAAGCAATGTGAGGTTGTCGATACTGGTCGCGCGATCATGGCTTATGTGTGGGCGCTGACGGCTATATGGCTTTGTTTGGGCTGGATCAGGGAGGCCGTTTAAATGCCGATTCTTGCGACTTTCATAGGGTCGATTGCGACCTTTCTCACGGGCTTCTTTTCACGCTGGCTGGGATTCAAAGCTGCGCTGAGCTTGGCGTCCTTCCTTGTGTGGATCACCATCCTAACGACCTTCGTCACGACAGTTTCTGTCTGTTTGAATACGTTGCTTGGCATGGTTCAGGGCGGTGGTGGTGGCGGTGGTAATGGGGCGCTTTGGTCCTATTTCCTGATGGGCGTGGGTATGTTCATTCCTGGCAATGCCGGTGCGATCTTGACGTGCATGGCCTCCGTGTGGATTGGGTGTCAGGTCTACAAGATCAGGAAGACTGGCATTCACAACTACAGCCGCTGATATGACCGATTACGCGTTCGTCGGAAAGAAAGGGACTGGCAAAAGCAAGCACGCTGTCTTGCGCATGCGCGAGACCTATTTCAAGCGAAAAAGGGCTGTGGCCACAAACTTGGATATCGATCTGAAAGCCATGTTTGGTCCGCGATCGAAGGTTACCTATGTGCGCGTGCCAGATAAGCCGACTGAGTTCGATTTACTGGCGGCGGGGCATGGCAACCCGGATTCCTACGATGAAGATAAAAACGGGGCCATGGTGCTTGATGAGTTGGGTACGTGGTTCAACGCGCGCACGTTCAACGATAAGGGGCGGGCCGGAACCCTTGATTTCCTGGCGCATGCTCGTAAGCATGGCTGGGACTGCTACTACATCATGCAGGACGTCTCCCAGGTCGATAAGCAGCTACGGGACTCGTTTATTGAACAGACCGTGCGACATGTGCGCTATGACAAGGTGCGCATTCCTTTCGTCGGCACGTTGATCGGGATGCTGCTTGGCGATCGATTCGGCTATCTGCCGCGTTTTCATCAAGCGGTTTTCCGGATTGGCACGAATCCGCAAGACTTGGTGAGCGATCGACTTTGGTTCAAGGGCCAGGACATTGAGCCTTGCTACGACACGCGGCAGGTGTTCCGCTTGGACTACCCATACGGCACACATTCAGTGCTTTCGCCATGGCATGTTGAAGGGCGCTTCCTGGCGGGCGATGAGGTCCCATGGTGGAGAAAGCTGCTCGCTATCTTGTTCAAGGCCAAGCCGCAACATGTCAAGCCGTTAGCACCGCTGGTGCCTGACCTTCAGTTGGCGCGAGTCGTTAAGCTGGCTCGAGCGCTGCCACCAGATCAATCGCTTCAACTGGTGGCACGCTATCAGCGCATGAGGCTGTCTGCATGAGGGGCGCTGTGGGGTATGGGGCATCGCCCCATGTCAGCGAAGCGGAGACGTCGCGGCTCTTGCAATTCGATGCGTACATCCGCGAGGCACGGTATCTGGCAATGCGTGGCGCTCATTCGTGCTTGATAAACGTCGGCTGTTTGCGCGCTAGCGCCGTTGCGCTGCTGCTCATCATCCTGGTATCGCTTCCAGTGGCGGCCCAGGTGCCGAATGGATGCTTGCGCATGGCAGATGAATGCCGGTGCTACACCGGACGCGGCCGGCCGGTGGCGGTCGAGGTGGACCACTGCGAGGCAATAACCGATGGAAGCCCGGCATTCACGCTCGCCGGTGGCAAGCTGAAGGATCATGTATCGCCAGTGCCCAAGCGTGATGAGAGGATCAGCTACAGCATGGACAACAAGCCGCCCGGGCTGCGTCAATTGAACCAATTGGCATTGCGTGTTCAGCGCGATTTCAAGCGATAGTCAGCTCTCCATATATGGGAGGATAAATGGAGATTGGTTATGCACGCGTGTCTACCTCTGAACAAAACACAGATGCTCAGGTAGAAGCATTCAGGAGAGCGGGAATAGAGCATATTGTTGAAGAACGTCGGTCTGCAATAAAGGAACGACCGGAACTTGCCAAGCTGCTGAAGCGCCTAAAAAAAGGTGACGTATTGGTGGTCTATAAATTGGACCGTCTAGCGCGCAGTGTTTCGCATTTCGTGCGGGTTTTTGAAGATCTGCAACGACGGGGAATTGGGTTTCGATCATTGACGCAATCTATCGAAACCGATACGCCGCACGGTCGAATGTTTGTGCATATGCTGAGCGCATTTGCCGAGTTTGAACGGGAAATGATCCTAGAGCGAAGTGCAGCGGGTATCGCAGCAGCGAAGGCCCGTGGTGTGAAGTTTGGTCGCAAGCGATCTTTGACGCCTGTCAAGGAGGCTCACCTTGTGCGTTTGTATGGAACTGGTTATTACACGATGGACGCCCTAGCCCATCATTTCGGTGTCCATACTTCGAGCGTCAAACGTGCTATCTACCGGGTAACGAAACCGGGTCACAGCAGCTTGGAATAAAAAAAGGACCGGAAAAACCGGTCCCTTTCTATGGTTCGAAAACCACGCTTTTCGTCGTTTCCACCTCAACTACCCTGCTATTTCACGACAAGCTTGCCTAATTGGCCGACATGGTTCATAGAGACTTCTTCCGGCATGACTCCCCAGTGCGGCAGATTCGCCGGGCGGTCTGGCGCCTGGGTCAGAACAGGCGCTTGAGCAGGCCCATGATGCGGTCAAACCGGGCACCGTATGGGGGATAGAGCATCGCTCCCAGGGAGAGCCGCGACTGCACGAACACCGACTTCTGGTGGCTGAAGCGCAGGAACCCGTGCTCGCCGTGATAGGCCCCGGTTCCGCTGTCACCCACCCCGCCGAACGGCAGGTTGTCGTGCGTGATGTGCATGAGTGTGTCGTTCACCGAGACGCCGCCACTGACGGTCTGGCGCAACACCGCATCGCGGATGCCGTCATCCCTGCCGAACCAGTACAGCGCGAGCGGGCGCGCACCGGCATTGATGTGTGCGATGGCGTCATCCAGCCGCTCGTAGCTGATCACCGGCAGGATCGGGCCAAAGATCTCTTCCTGCAACAGTTGCATGTCTTGTGTGACACCGAACACCAGCGTCGGTGCCATCTGCCGCGCCACTCCGTCGCCGATGCTCGTGGGCGGCGGAGGCGGCGTGTCGGGCTGGGGTTCCATCACCTCGATCTGCGCGCCCAACGTCTGGGCCTGCTGCAGCATGGTGCGCAGCCGTGCGAGATGCCGCGAGCTGATGATGGAGGCATAGTCGGCATTGCCCTCGAAATAGGGGAACAGCTGCGCGACCGCCGCACGGTAGGCATCGGCAAACGCAGCCTCCTTGCCGCGCGGAAGCAACACATAGTCGGGTGCGATGCAGGTCTGCCCGGCATTCAGCAGCTTGCCATGGACGATCTTGAGCGCCGCATCCTGCAGATCGCAATCCGCATCGACGATGCACGGCGACTTGCCGCCCAGCTCCAGGGTCGTCGGCGTGAGATTGGCGGCGGCCGCCTGGGCCACCTTGCGCCCCACCGCGGTGGATCCCGTGAACACCAGGTGATCGAAGGGTAGCGACGACACCAGCGCCGCGATGGCGGCGTCCCCCTGCACGACGCACATTTCCTCGGTCGAGAAGAACTGCGCCACCACAGCCGCCAGCTGCGCGGCCGTGTGGGGCGTGAGCTCGCTGCACTTGATCATCACGCGGTTGCCTGCGGCGAGCGCGTCGATGGCGGGCCCGAGCGCCAGCTGGATTGGATAGTTCCACGGCGAGATGATGCCCACCACGCCCAGCGGCTGGCGCTCGATCCAGCCACGTCCCGGCATCAGGAACAGGGGGGTGGACACGCGCTTGCGCTTCATCCACTTCGAGAGGTTCTTGAGCGTGTGCGAGAGCTGCGCGCGCAGCACGAACAGGTCGGCCACCTCGGTCAGGCGCGGCGATCGCATGCCGAAGTCGGCCTGCACCGCAGCCGCCAGCACCGGCCCATGCTCGTCGAGCAGCTTGCCGAGCCGCAACAGCCGCTCGCGGCGCACCACCAGGGGCACGTCGACCTGTGCCCTGCTGGCCTGGTGTTGCAGTTCGAACCACTGGCGGACATCGGCTGGATGGGTATAGCTCGTCATATGCCAATCATCATATCGGTGCGAAATGCAGCCACGGCCAACTCCCCCGTCGCAGCGCCAGGAATTTGTATCAATCGTCTGGAGGCCAGGGTTCAGGCCGGGTCGCGTGCCGCAGCCTCGGCCAGCAGCCGGCGGATCACTCCCACCGTATGGGCGATCACGCCCGCCGGCCGCACGAATGGCAGCCGGATGTATTCGCCGAATCCTTCGTTGACCGAGTAGGCCGGCCCGGCCGACAGCAACAGCCCCCGCCTGGCCGCAGCCTGGCACAGCGCCACCGCATGGGCGCCCGGAATGCGCATCCACATCGCCGTGCCGCCATCGGGCACATGCCACTGCCAGCCGTCCCCTCCTTCGGCCCTCACGATCTGCATCGCCTCGTGCAGCGTACGGTGGATCTCATCGTGCCGGTGTGCCCGTGCCTCGGACAGCCGCTCGAACAGCTCCACCGCAATGCGCTGGTCGAAGCGCGACGAGCCCAGGTCGTTCACAGCCTTCATGCTTGCCAGCCGCGCGATCATGGAGGGACTCGAGCGGATCCAGCCCACCCGCAGGCCACCCCAGAACAGCTTGGACAACGTGCCGATCGTTGCCACCCGCTCGGGATCACACAGGGCGGCGAGCGGTAGCGGCGGCGCGGTGCGCTCCACCCCCAACTCGGATTGCGATCCATCCTCCACCACGAAGACAGGATGGCGCTGCAGCAAGGCTGCCAGCCGTTCACGCGCTGCACCATCAAGCGAGCGACCCGTGGGGTTCTGGCAATCGGCAAAGCAATAGAACAGGTGGGGGCGCAGGCTCAAGTTCTGCTCCAGCGCGTGCCAGTCGAAGCCTGCAGCAGTCACCGGCGTGCCCACCAGGCGCGCATTGCGCCGCCTGAAGGCCTCCATGGAGCCCCGGTAGGTCGGATCCTCCACCAGCACGGTGTCCGCGGTATCGACCAGCGCATTGGCCAGCAGCCACACCGCCTGCTGCGCGCCACTGGTGATCAGGATCTGCTCGCTGCGCGTGGGCAGCCCCAGGTCGCCGTAGTAGCGCGCCACGGCCGCGCGGAGTTCGGGCAGGCCGTAGGCGTCGTAGCCCAGTCCCGACACCAGGCGGGCCAGGTCGCTGCCGGCAAGCCCCGAAAGCAGCGCGATCAGCGTGGGAGAGGACTGCAGCGCGCCGCTGGTCATGTCGATGTCCTTGGGCATCGCCAACACCTCGCCGACGAGCCGGTTGTGCACCTCCCCTGGTGCGTGGTTCGACGACGCAACGATGCGATAGCCGCTGCCCTGCTGGCTGCTCACCAGTTGCGCGTCGCGCAGCAGGCCATAGGCCGCCACCACGGTGCCGCGACTCACCACGAGCGCCTGGGCAAGCGCGCGTTCGGACGGCATCAGCGCCCCCACGGGCAACTCGCGCGCGGCAATCAGCTTGCCCAGCGCCAGGCACAGACGCTGGGCAAGGCTCTTGTCACCCACCTGCCAGCCCGCGATGAGCCGCGTCACACGGGCAGCGGAAATACGTTTCATGGTCCAGTTTCCTTCAACTGGACTTTGCCAGAGCACCCAAGTTCCGGCAACTTCAGGCCATCACCTCATTCCCAACACACCCGCCCGGAGATGAACCCGTCATGAGCACAGAAAAAACGATCTACGTCGTCGGCTGCTGCGATACCAAGCAGGCCGAGCTGGCCTACGTCGCCAACCGTATCCGCATGCAGGGCCACAAGGTGCTGCTGGTGGACGTGTCCACCCACCATCCCTCGGCCCAGGCGGATTTCAGCGCGCGGATCGTCGCCGCCAGCCACCCGCAGGGCGCAGACGCGGTGTTCACGGGCGACCGTGGCACGGCCGTCGGCGCCATGGGCGATGCGTTCGAGCGTTTCATGGTGTCGCGCAACGACGTCGCGGGCGTGATCGGCCTGGGCGGCTCCGGCGGCACGGCCATCGTCACGCAAGGCATGCGCGCCCTCCCGGTGGGAACGCCGCGCGTGGTGGTCTCCACGATGGCCGCGGGCAACGTCAGCGCCTACGTGGGTCCCAACGATATCTACATGGTGAACTCCATCACCGACATCGCGGGCCTGAACAGCATCTCGCGCAGGGTGCTCTGCAATGCCGCCAATGCCATCGCCGGCATGGCCGCAGGCGCGCGCGACGAGACGCAGGACGACAAGTCCGCGATCGGACTCACCATGTTCGGCGTGACCACGCCCTGCATCACGCAGATCAGCGAGCTGCTGGGGGAGCACTACGAATGCATGGTGTTCCACGCGACGGGCATCGGCGGCCAATCGATGGAAAAGCTCGCGGCTGGGGGCTTCTTCAAGGGAGTGCTCGACATCACGACGACGGAGGTCTGCGACCTGCTGTTCGGCGGCGTGCTGCCGGCCACCGAGCAGCGCTTCGGCTTTCTGGCCGACCGGCCCGTGCCGTACGTGGGATCGTGCGGCGCGCTCGACATGGTGAACTTCGGCGCGAAGGAGACCGTCCCGGAGCAGTACCGGCACCGCAACCTCTATGTGCACAACCCGCAGGTCACGCTGATGCGCACAACCCGGGAAGAGAACATCGCCGTGGGCCGCTGGATCGGTGAGCGCCTGAACCGGAGCCAGGGCGCCGTGCGCTTTCTGCTGCCCGAGGGCGGGGTCTCGGTGCTCGACGTCCCCGGCATGCCCTTTCATGACCCCGAGGCCGACGAAGCCCTCTTCCGCGCGATCGAGGAGACCGTCCATGCCACCGAACTGCGCCGCGTGATCCGCGTGCCGCACGCCATCAATTCGCCGGAGTTCGCCGCCATCGCGGTACGGCATTTCAACGACATCATCTGAGAGCATCCATGAAACAAGAACGCAGCGCCATCCTTGCCCGATTCCGCGAACAGATCCGCCAGGGCCGCCCCATCATCGGCGGTGGCGCGGGCACGGGCCTGTCTGCCAAGTGCGAGGAAGCAGGCGGCATCGATCTCATCGTCATCTACAACTCGGGCCGCTACCGCATGGCCGGACGCGGCTCGCTCGCGGGCCTGCTGGCCTATGGCAATGCCAACGACATCGTCGTGGACATGGCACGCGAGGTGCTGCCCGTGGTGAAGCACACCCCCGTGCTCGCCGGCGTGAACGGCACCGATCCGTTCTGCAGCTTCGGCCCGTTCCTCGACCAGTTGAAGGCCATGGGCTTCGCGGGCATCCAGAACTTTCCCACGGTCGGGCTCATCGATGGCAAGTTCCGCGCCAATCTGGAAGAAACCGGCATGGGTTACCAGCTGGAGGTCGACCTCGTGCGCATGGCACGCGAGAAGGACCTGCTCACCACGCCCTACGTCTTCAACCCTGAAGACGCCCGCGCCATGGCGGCTGCGGGCGCCGACATCATCGTCGCGCACATGGGACTCACCACCGGGGGCAGCATCGGCGCGGACACCGCGCTGACGCTTGCCGACTGCGTGGGCGAAATCAACGCCATCGCGACAGCGGCGCGCGAAGTGAACCCGGACGTGCTCGTGCTCTGCCACGGCGGCCCGATCGCCATGCCCGAGGATGCCCGCTACATCCTCGCCCACTGCCCGGGCTGCAACGGTTT encodes the following:
- a CDS encoding recombinase family protein, with product MEIGYARVSTSEQNTDAQVEAFRRAGIEHIVEERRSAIKERPELAKLLKRLKKGDVLVVYKLDRLARSVSHFVRVFEDLQRRGIGFRSLTQSIETDTPHGRMFVHMLSAFAEFEREMILERSAAGIAAAKARGVKFGRKRSLTPVKEAHLVRLYGTGYYTMDALAHHFGVHTSSVKRAIYRVTKPGHSSLE
- a CDS encoding rolling circle replication-associated protein, producing the protein MSALQAKNEARMQSMGALLFARQQARAAEQAARSAAGLVSVSTTCRTASGSSLIVGGETYTGKDQVALAWTDNVITIDPIQSRITRLRKSLGVASKALHNAGSLKQQMWMQTLTYRGDNRAWKPEHISRYLDALRKWHYAKTGSKTVRYAWVAELQDRGVIHYHIVVWLEGGLTPPKGDRPWSRKDRAGLKLWEPPMWPHGMTRRDKAYCPVAYLMKYVSKVGQKTIGGFPHGARIHGCGGLSETGRACRRWVLWPSYVQANASVQDRFRPAPGGGYVNAETGELLLSDFAPTGGGFHSFIRVRRGPRRIEPCGPFSWLPEIKDAQ
- a CDS encoding PLP-dependent aminotransferase family protein, whose product is MKRISAARVTRLIAGWQVGDKSLAQRLCLALGKLIAARELPVGALMPSERALAQALVVSRGTVVAAYGLLRDAQLVSSQQGSGYRIVASSNHAPGEVHNRLVGEVLAMPKDIDMTSGALQSSPTLIALLSGLAGSDLARLVSGLGYDAYGLPELRAAVARYYGDLGLPTRSEQILITSGAQQAVWLLANALVDTADTVLVEDPTYRGSMEAFRRRNARLVGTPVTAAGFDWHALEQNLSLRPHLFYCFADCQNPTGRSLDGAARERLAALLQRHPVFVVEDGSQSELGVERTAPPLPLAALCDPERVATIGTLSKLFWGGLRVGWIRSSPSMIARLASMKAVNDLGSSRFDQRIAVELFERLSEARAHRHDEIHRTLHEAMQIVRAEGGDGWQWHVPDGGTAMWMRIPGAHAVALCQAAARRGLLLSAGPAYSVNEGFGEYIRLPFVRPAGVIAHTVGVIRRLLAEAAARDPA
- a CDS encoding coniferyl aldehyde dehydrogenase; the protein is MTSYTHPADVRQWFELQHQASRAQVDVPLVVRRERLLRLGKLLDEHGPVLAAAVQADFGMRSPRLTEVADLFVLRAQLSHTLKNLSKWMKRKRVSTPLFLMPGRGWIERQPLGVVGIISPWNYPIQLALGPAIDALAAGNRVMIKCSELTPHTAAQLAAVVAQFFSTEEMCVVQGDAAIAALVSSLPFDHLVFTGSTAVGRKVAQAAAANLTPTTLELGGKSPCIVDADCDLQDAALKIVHGKLLNAGQTCIAPDYVLLPRGKEAAFADAYRAAVAQLFPYFEGNADYASIISSRHLARLRTMLQQAQTLGAQIEVMEPQPDTPPPPPTSIGDGVARQMAPTLVFGVTQDMQLLQEEIFGPILPVISYERLDDAIAHINAGARPLALYWFGRDDGIRDAVLRQTVSGGVSVNDTLMHITHDNLPFGGVGDSGTGAYHGEHGFLRFSHQKSVFVQSRLSLGAMLYPPYGARFDRIMGLLKRLF
- a CDS encoding Tm-1-like ATP-binding domain-containing protein, whose product is MSTEKTIYVVGCCDTKQAELAYVANRIRMQGHKVLLVDVSTHHPSAQADFSARIVAASHPQGADAVFTGDRGTAVGAMGDAFERFMVSRNDVAGVIGLGGSGGTAIVTQGMRALPVGTPRVVVSTMAAGNVSAYVGPNDIYMVNSITDIAGLNSISRRVLCNAANAIAGMAAGARDETQDDKSAIGLTMFGVTTPCITQISELLGEHYECMVFHATGIGGQSMEKLAAGGFFKGVLDITTTEVCDLLFGGVLPATEQRFGFLADRPVPYVGSCGALDMVNFGAKETVPEQYRHRNLYVHNPQVTLMRTTREENIAVGRWIGERLNRSQGAVRFLLPEGGVSVLDVPGMPFHDPEADEALFRAIEETVHATELRRVIRVPHAINSPEFAAIAVRHFNDII
- a CDS encoding EB domain-containing protein codes for the protein MRIVYWRWLLAVMLVVLGHSAIASVPPGQGYVCRYGTGMSKESACADAAANEPPSGESVAYRFYGISASGFCQIMAQNKDGRDINLMNVPCSTAQVCPENSESVGGECVCKSGYSEQGGQCKSNQSAECGGKAGTFDIVNITSGWKRTPSVGDPSESWVVTNQLPSGGQFSVCSPSTPGGTSGCKQDIDANEPCADCKGWVSQTPGNNGMYRVSTDFRGHYSGESCSTSDSEVAPDLLTPDDSKDPPCPGYVGEVNGVKGCFGNAQKPVPSTDPNKPNNNGSDKGNPPAGNKPSEGEGSGTDGAGRTPSTGTGGSAGGPGGAAGGGTKPDGTTNKPGEGKEQAACGAPGQPPCKIDETGTPKEYKGDGGKGLDKWKADIEANRDQMKESGGGIFDSMNVLFSAPPLASCTPIPLPGGVAYEKQCEVVDTGRAIMAYVWALTAIWLCLGWIREAV
- a CDS encoding zonular occludens toxin domain-containing protein yields the protein MTDYAFVGKKGTGKSKHAVLRMRETYFKRKRAVATNLDIDLKAMFGPRSKVTYVRVPDKPTEFDLLAAGHGNPDSYDEDKNGAMVLDELGTWFNARTFNDKGRAGTLDFLAHARKHGWDCYYIMQDVSQVDKQLRDSFIEQTVRHVRYDKVRIPFVGTLIGMLLGDRFGYLPRFHQAVFRIGTNPQDLVSDRLWFKGQDIEPCYDTRQVFRLDYPYGTHSVLSPWHVEGRFLAGDEVPWWRKLLAILFKAKPQHVKPLAPLVPDLQLARVVKLARALPPDQSLQLVARYQRMRLSA
- a CDS encoding phosphoenolpyruvate hydrolase family protein; this encodes MKQERSAILARFREQIRQGRPIIGGGAGTGLSAKCEEAGGIDLIVIYNSGRYRMAGRGSLAGLLAYGNANDIVVDMAREVLPVVKHTPVLAGVNGTDPFCSFGPFLDQLKAMGFAGIQNFPTVGLIDGKFRANLEETGMGYQLEVDLVRMAREKDLLTTPYVFNPEDARAMAAAGADIIVAHMGLTTGGSIGADTALTLADCVGEINAIATAAREVNPDVLVLCHGGPIAMPEDARYILAHCPGCNGFYGASSMERLPVETALVEQTRAFKNLALQAGN